The window CCGTATCGTCAAAGAAGAGTTATCAGTGCGGGCAGCCGAAATTTTAATCAAGAGGGTTCAGAAAAGGCCGACAATCATACCCGGCCCGCAAAAAGAGCCGAATCTCTTGATTCTGGAAGATGAACTGTCGAAGTTGCTCCATACCAAGGTCACGATCGAATGGAAGAGAAATAAAGGAACAATAACGATTTATTATTACAGTCTGGAGGATTTTACACGAATTCATGAAATATTAAAGAAGGGAAAAAAATCATAGAAGGAGGTGTGGATGTACAAAGGGTCTTTTGTAGCGATTGTCACCCCGTTTAAAGATAATGGACTTGATGAAGAGGGTTTGAGGAAAAATATCAGATTTTTGGTGGATAAAGGTTCGAACGGCATCGTCGCCTGCGCGACAACCGGAGAGAGCCCGAGTTTGAGTGAGGATGAATTTGAGAGAGTCATTAAGATAGCACTGGAAGAGGTTGATAACAGGGTGCCGGTGATCGCCGGAGCAGGTACCAATTCTACGGCAAAGACGATAAAACTTGTTCAGAAGGTCGAAAAATTCGGTGCTCAGGGAGCACTGGTCGTGGCTCCTTATTATAACAAGCCGACACAGGAAGGGCTCTATCAACATTTCCGTCGTGTGAGTGAAGCGAGCGGTATTCCGATAATCGTCTATAATGTACCGAGCAGAACAGGATGCAATATTTCACCCGATACTGTTGTGAGATTGGCTAACGATTGCAAGAACATCGTCGGTTTGAAGGCGGCAAGCGGTAATTTAGACCAGGTCTCGGATGTGATAAGGCAGTGCAGTGAGGAGTTTGATGTGTTATCCGGAGATGATTCTTTGACATTCCCTATGCTTGCGATCGGTGCGAAAGGGGTTATTTCGGTAATAGCGAATATCCTTCCCAATGAAGTGGCATTGATGTGCCGACTCTTCTTTGAAGGGAATATCAAGGAGGCGAGAAAGATACATCTCAAGTTGTTCCCGCTGGTTAAGGCATTGTTCATCGAGACCAATCCGGTTCCGGTCAAAAAGGCGATGGAATTGATGGGTATGCCGTCCGGAAAACCCCGTTTGCCGCTCGTTGAGATGAGTCAGGTTAATGTTCCGATTTTGAAAAAGAAGCTGATAGAATTTGGTGTTGAACTATGATTAAGATAATAATTTGCGGTGCGGCAGGCAGGATGGGGAGGGAGATTATCTCCGCTGCTCAGGAATCCCATGACTTCAATATTATCGCCGGAGTCGAAGCTCCTGACAACCCCAATATAGGTAAGACGATAGCGGGAATAACAATCATAGATGATTTGATTTCTGTAGTACCGGAGAGTGATTGTGTGATTGACTTCACGAATCATCAGGCAGCGCTTGAGAATCTTCAGAAGGTTAAAGATTTCAAAAAACCGTTTGTCACCGGCACGACCGGATTCAGTGATTCCGAGATGCAGACCTTTGTAGAATTTTCAAAGCAATTTCCGATATTCCTCGCTCCCAATATGTCTGTGGGTGTAAATCATTTGTACAAACTGGTCGAAGATTCTGCAAAGGTTCTTTCGGACTTCGACGTGGAGATCGTCGAAACTCATCACCGGGCGAAAAAAGATGCTCCTTCAGGAACAGCCAGGGCGATCGCCCGGGTCATAAAGGGAGTGAGACCTGATGTCGGTTTTATCTACGGCAGGGAAGGGCTGGTCGGAGAACGAAAAAAGGATGAGGTATGCGTTAATTCAGTGCGCGGCGGTGATGTGGTAGGAGAACACCGTGTTTTGTTCCTGGGGAACGGTGAATTCATTGAATTGAGGCACTATGCCACTTCAAGACGTTGTTTTGCTGCGGGAACACTTGAAGCGGTTCGTTTTATCATAAAAAAAACCGCCGGCCTTTACGGCATGCAAGATCTGCTGGTTGTCTGATATTCCGGGTTTTTGACTTGACTAAGGGGTTCTAATTTGTATAATACTTAGATATGAAGGTTTCCATTGTGGTCCCTGCATATAACGAAGCGGTGAATATTCCTTTTCTGATAGAGGAATTCGATAAATTCATCAAGAAACATAGAAATTACGAAGTGATTCTTGTGGATGACGGTTCTGAAGACGGAACATCTTCGATTGCTGAAGAACATAAGAGGGGTTATTTGAAGGTTGTAAGACACAAAAGGAATATGGGAAAGACCCAGGCGATTATATCCGGCACAAAAGCGGCTCGGGGTGATGTGATTGTAATTTTTGATGCTGACCTTCAATACGACCCTGATGATATTCCCAGATTGGTCGAACTCATCGAAAACGGGGCGGATGTAGCCACAGGATGGAAGCAGGGGGATTACGACAAGAAATTTGTTTCCCGAATATACAATTCTTGGGCACGGCGTCTGTTTGATCTTGAAATCCATGATATGAATTCCGTCAAGGCTTTTAAGAAAGAATTGCTCAACGATATTCCGTTGAGAAAAGACTGGCATCGCTATATTGTACCTCTCGCCAAAGACGCCGGTTATAAAATTCAGGAAGTGAAGGTTACTCTCCGTCCTCGTAAATACGGCTCTCCAAAATACCAGAGTAAATTCAGAATATTGATAGGGCTTTTCGATCTGCTCGCCGTTAAATTCCAATTGACATTTATGCAGAAACCGCTTCTGTACTTCGGGACGATAGGACTTTTCTCCATAGGACTGGGGATCTTGACCGGTATTGTGACGATCATCCTTCGGCTGCTGGGGCATGGTTTCAGGCCGCTTCTGTATCTTGTTATTCTTTTGATTATTTCCGGCATTCTCTTTTTTTCTCTTGCACTTATCGGTGAATCAATACGGGCAATTCTCGATCGACTTGAAAAAAGAGAACTTTAAGAAATTATCGACGTTCTTCCGTGTCGCTGTCGGTGCCGCTCTCATCATTTTACTTTTGTGGCGTCTTGATGTCAATAGAATCGTTTCAAATATCAAAGGTATCTCGGGCGAATATTTACTGTTGGGCTTGTTTTGCTACCTTTTATTTATTGTCATCTCAACATGGCGCTGGCAGATTCTTCTCGATTTCAAGAATTTTAAAATTCCTTTCTGGAAGACGCTGATGATCTATTTCATCGCTACTTTTTTCAATAATTTTCTGCCGACCACGATCGGAGGAGATGTAATGAGGGTTCTATATTCGATGAGGTCTCGAAGAGCGGATGCCCTGGCTACGGTGCTCGTTGATAGAATTTTGGGTTTTGTCGGTTTGTTCATCTTTGCCTTTTTCGCGGTGCTGTATCTTTTGATCGTTCAAAAACAGACTGAGTTTTTACCTTTAATAGTCATCGGTCTGGCTGTAATACTTATTATCACTTATGTTTTTTTCTCGGAACGTGTTTTTGCAAAAATATCACC of the candidate division WOR-3 bacterium genome contains:
- a CDS encoding 4-hydroxy-tetrahydrodipicolinate synthase, whose protein sequence is MYKGSFVAIVTPFKDNGLDEEGLRKNIRFLVDKGSNGIVACATTGESPSLSEDEFERVIKIALEEVDNRVPVIAGAGTNSTAKTIKLVQKVEKFGAQGALVVAPYYNKPTQEGLYQHFRRVSEASGIPIIVYNVPSRTGCNISPDTVVRLANDCKNIVGLKAASGNLDQVSDVIRQCSEEFDVLSGDDSLTFPMLAIGAKGVISVIANILPNEVALMCRLFFEGNIKEARKIHLKLFPLVKALFIETNPVPVKKAMELMGMPSGKPRLPLVEMSQVNVPILKKKLIEFGVEL
- a CDS encoding 4-hydroxy-tetrahydrodipicolinate reductase, translated to MIKIIICGAAGRMGREIISAAQESHDFNIIAGVEAPDNPNIGKTIAGITIIDDLISVVPESDCVIDFTNHQAALENLQKVKDFKKPFVTGTTGFSDSEMQTFVEFSKQFPIFLAPNMSVGVNHLYKLVEDSAKVLSDFDVEIVETHHRAKKDAPSGTARAIARVIKGVRPDVGFIYGREGLVGERKKDEVCVNSVRGGDVVGEHRVLFLGNGEFIELRHYATSRRCFAAGTLEAVRFIIKKTAGLYGMQDLLVV
- a CDS encoding glycosyltransferase family 2 protein; the encoded protein is MKVSIVVPAYNEAVNIPFLIEEFDKFIKKHRNYEVILVDDGSEDGTSSIAEEHKRGYLKVVRHKRNMGKTQAIISGTKAARGDVIVIFDADLQYDPDDIPRLVELIENGADVATGWKQGDYDKKFVSRIYNSWARRLFDLEIHDMNSVKAFKKELLNDIPLRKDWHRYIVPLAKDAGYKIQEVKVTLRPRKYGSPKYQSKFRILIGLFDLLAVKFQLTFMQKPLLYFGTIGLFSIGLGILTGIVTIILRLLGHGFRPLLYLVILLIISGILFFSLALIGESIRAILDRLEKREL
- a CDS encoding flippase-like domain-containing protein — its product is MHLSVNQYGQFSIDLKKENFKKLSTFFRVAVGAALIILLLWRLDVNRIVSNIKGISGEYLLLGLFCYLLFIVISTWRWQILLDFKNFKIPFWKTLMIYFIATFFNNFLPTTIGGDVMRVLYSMRSRRADALATVLVDRILGFVGLFIFAFFAVLYLLIVQKQTEFLPLIVIGLAVILIITYVFFSERVFAKISPLVEKIKVLKLGRRLNHLHEAATDFGGAWGPITLCIVHSIIIQILLALGPFVVMKGMDNSAVGLLPFFIYIPIINVVSMIPISFNALGVREYFYILLFARVGVSGETAVAVSLVSFFLYFLLSMFGGVLFIFYKRDKI